From the Drechmeria coniospora strain ARSEF 6962 chromosome 02, whole genome shotgun sequence genome, the window cccccacctTGCGTGACGCGAAGCTTATCGAAGCACTGCAGGGCCTCAAAAACTACACGAAGCTCGTCAACCTCTTCTTCCAGTACGTCGCGATGCTCAGGGAGTCCCCCCCTCAGGAGTGGATATTCGCCGAGCAGCAGGgcatggccgacgtcgacttcAAGTTCAGGCAGAAGGCGCCGGCCAGCCGCTTcacgagcaggacgagctcggTGATGCAGAAGCCTCTGCCGCGCGAGTGGCTGCTGAGCGGCCAGAGTCGCCTTCGCGCCTTCCGCCCGGAGCAGATCGAGGAAGCCTTGTCCTTGCTGCGGCCGGACAACATGCGCATGTCCATCGTCTCGCGGAACTTTCCCGGCGACTGGGACAAGCAGGAGAAGTGGTACGGGACCGAGTACCGGTACGAGCCGATACCCGCCGAGCTCATGGCGGAGCTGAATCTCGCCGCGTCCTTgccggccggcgagcggCTCGCCGAGCTTCATCTGCCCCACCGGAACAACTTCATCCCCAGcaagctcgaggtcgagaagaaggaggtttcggagccggcgccggccccgCGCCTCGTTCGAAacgactcggccgcccgGACCTGGTGGAAGAAGGACGACACCTTCTGGGTCCCCAAGGCCAACGTCATGGTCAGCCTGAAGAGCCCCATCATcttcgccacggccgagagcAGCGTCAAGGCCAGGCTCTTCACCGAGCTCGTGCGGGATGCCTTGGaggagtactcgtacgacgccgagctggccggcctgcagtactccgtctccctcgactcgcgcggcctcgtcctcgacctgtCGGGGTACAACGAGAAGCTGCCGGTGCTGCTGGAGCGGGTGACGCTGACGCTGCGCGACCTCGAGGTCAAGGAGGAGCGCTTCGACATCATCAAGGAGCGCCTCACCCGCGGCTACGACAACTGGCAGCTCCAGTCGTCGTATCAGCAGGTGGGCGAGTACATGGCTTGGCTGAACGCCGAGCGCGActacgtcgtcgaggagatggccgccgagctgtCGACCATCACGGCCGACGCTGTGAGGCTGTTCCACAAGCAGATGCTCTCGCAGCTGTACCTTGAGGTCTACGCGCACGGCAACATCCACAAGGGCGAGGCGCTGAAGGTGACGGACATGGTCGAGTCGATCCTCAAGGCCCGGAAGCTTCCCGAATCGCAGTGGCCCATCATCCGGTCGCTCATGCTGCCGGCCGGGTCCAACTTTGTCTACAGGAAGACGCTCAAGGACCCGGCCACGGTCAACCACTGCGTCGAGACGTACTTTTTCGTCGCCGACAGAAGCGAtcaggcggcgagggcgaagacgCTCCTGCTGGACCAGATGATCCACGAGCCCACCTTTGACCAGCTCCGGACCAAGGAGCAGCTCGGGTACATTGTCTTTTCGAGCACCCGCACCCTCTACACGGTCAGCGGCTTTCGCTTCCTCATCCAGAGCGAGAGGACGCCCGAGTACGTGGACAAGCGCATCGAGGCTTTCCTCGCTCGTTACAGCCAGACGCTGGACAAGAtgaccgaggccgacttCGAGGGTCATAAGCGCAGCCTCATCGTCAAGCGGCTGGAGAAGCTCAGGAATCTCGACCAAGAATGGTCGAGGCATTGGACTCACATCTCCAACGAGTACTATAGCTTCGAGCAAGGTATGCCGAGCCTCGCATGACCGGGACAaggttttttttttctaACCCGTGCCACAGCAAAGATGGATGCCGCGAACGTCAAGTCCCTCACCAAGGCAGAGATGGTGGAGTTTTTTGGCAAGTACTTTAGTCCCTCATCCCACACGAGAGCGCGCATCTCGGTGCATCTGCATGCGCGCGGCGCCGGGGAGCTGGACGTCAAGATCACGAGCATGTTGAATGCTTTGGAACTGCATGACGTCCCGCAGGAGAAGCGGCAGagcctcgacctgctcgactGCCACCTCAAGGAGGCGGGGCTTCCCGACGGCAAGAGGgagtcggccgtcgcgcAAGCAAAGGACCTCGGGTTGAGCCAGACGTCGCGAAGCAACGAGGTGGACGAACCGCCGATGGTCGgcacgtcggccgtcgactcggcGCAAGAAATCACGGATGTTCGCCAGTTCAAAGCCGGTCTCCTGGCCAGCCAAGGGGCAAGACCGGCCAGAGACTTGCGCGAGTTTGAGGAAACGGATGCCAGGCTATAGAATCGGCGACCGGGCAGGCGTTTGTTGAGCATGTGCGGCCGGATAAAGCTTGCATGGCAGTTGGGCATTCATTCCCCGGCGGGGAGGTGTttggtgacgatggaggTTGCTTAGACGTGCGATACATCGAGCCGGCGTGAGGCGTCGGCGATAGAGGGAAGGACGATGAAACCGTTGAGCCGACGGAACGTGGTGACGACGGGGAGGCGGTGAAGAGAAGCAAAGGCCAGTCGTGGAAGTGGCCAAGGCTCAGTTCCAAGACCATGCTGCATGCGTGCTGCTCGTGCTGCTTGCTGTTGTCGCCATGGGACGCGGCTCTTCAGCCTGCCCACCGCACGATCCGTAGCCGTGCTGTCCATGCGCATGAACCTTCTTGCCGACTCTCGGGCTCGCCAAACGACAGGTCTGGTAGAAAAGATGAACGGGAGACTGCATTGCGGCGGATGATGCGGGTTCCTGGCTGGCGAGAGCCCAATCAATATCCAAGCATCACTCGCGAGGCCAAGCGATGGAACGTGGAGTCGACTGCTTCGGTTGGCATGCTACGCCATGTTCTGTTGCCCTCGTCAACGATGCTCTTTGTCTTTATGAGCAAACAATCTGGTTCGGCAGAGTGAAATTCTTTCCATTTGTTACTCCTTACTTGGTAATACTCTGACTTTCGtgtaagtattacaagtacttacaattaCAATCGTGCCTATAACCAAGCACTGAAAGCCATATGGCAGGACGAAACTTCCAGCGtgcttgggggggggggctgacTTGTGGGGCATATGCTCTGCAGTGGAGGCGTTTGCAGGCGAGCTGCGAATCACGCAACTCAAAAtgactacggagtaatacctagtCCCTACTTGTgcggtacaactacggagtacagtagctttacttacggagtgcagcaggtaagtacggagtacttgcgtacctagtagtattatgGTTTGATGGGCTCTGAGTTCGTTACGAGCGAGTTcacctgtacagtaagtaagtcgCAGCAGGTAGAAGCAGGTACAAACatactagtaagtaatacatgtactccgtacggtgtacgTTATTAGGTGGTTCGCCCCTGCAAGGtatcaagtacagcacgccTACGACGTACACATACGACCAGACTCATGCCTACGACCGTACACATACATGTCTACCACCGTACCGACGTCccccgccgacctcgccttTCTGTCATTCCGAGTGAACCCCCCATCTCCCTTAGGCACTGCATTCGAGATTCCGCATAGCGTAAACGCACGGCCAAGGAGGCCATTGACCTGCAAACGACAAAGGGAATACTGTGCGTTGCGAAGCTACTTCTCAAAGTGCTTAATGCTGGTAAGTtggtacgtgtacagtacggtgccTACTAACGACCGAACCTAgcactactaggtacctacctaggtaccagTTGTAGGTGTCCGACCactattagtactacctAGTCCGCCATACTGCCTCCTGGACAGTTGCCTCTACATAGCACTGTCCTCCTGtaccgtacagagtacaggcCACCGACCACCCACCTCCTGTGACGCCACTGGCCCTTCGGCGCAACCTGCCAGCAGCTGCGAGACCCACCAGCGACCAAACCCGCGGCCTCCACACAACACCTCGCTCGGTAACTGGTTTTGCCCGGCCTCGATTGCCTACTTTTCTTCCCGCCAATCTCCAAAAAAGTCGTCCACTTCGATGTGTGACGCTCGGATCTCCTATCCCGCTGCTGGCTGATCCTTTCACCGTCGCGACGTCCGTTTGATGCGAGCTTCCCCTCGGTCAACAACGGCCAATCCATCCGCCAgtcaccccccccctcgcctcccctcgcctccccccccgaGCTGCCCGGGCAGCTCGCTGTCAAGACGTCTTCCTCAAAGAAGAGAAAGCTCGGCCgaccgacgccctcgaccaaGGAGGACCTCGAATACCCCAGCTCGCCCTCTCCCGACACGGCCCTGCCATCGcgtgaagccgacgacggcgccaccttctccttctcggcccACGCTCCCACCGAGGGGCTCGAATCGCCGTCCTACCTCCGCGCAGACTCGCACCCGGCCCCCGGTCTGCACCCGCGGCTGCAAGTGCAGACTGGAAccctcgtctcggccgactacgccctctccgtcgcctcgtcgtcgccttgcgTCTCGGCCTACGCGGAGCTCTCACTCGACAGCGACCGAGGAGGCGAAGAGACGGCTTCGCTGCGGAAGAGCCAATCCCCCTTTCCGTTGAGGAGAACGATCCTGAACGGTGATGCCGAGCTGCCACATCGATCCTCATCACCCCTGAAACGACGAGCTTCGAGCATGGATCCCGACGCGGACAAGAACGACGGGCTATCGTCGgtcgtcaccgacgacggaacggagccgtcgtcgcagcGGCTCCCTCGTGCCATGAGCGTCGACGCACCGGAGATGACCATCTCGGAAGCTCCCGACAAAATTACCAACCAGGGTGAGTCGAGAACCGTCCAGCCCCCAttctcgtcatcgacgtccGTCTTGCCGGGTCCGCATCGTGCCTCTGACGCTCGATCAGCCCCTCCCCCGCTTTCGGAGCAGGTCAAGATCATCGAAACGCTGTTGAAGGAGTTTGCCGACGCGCCCGTCAAGGAGGGTGACGTCGCGTACTTGGTTTCGCGTTCGTGGTTGGCCAAGGCCCTTGCTCTGCGTGCCGACCCCAAATCGGCCGACGTCCAGATggatgccgacgagaccTCGCTCGGGCCCGTCGACAACTCGGACAtcatcgacgaggtcgtcaaggacgccgccggcggcgacttCGTTCGCCTGAACCGAGGATCCGACTTGAACGACTTCGAGCTCTTCAGCGAGACGGCTTGgaatctcgtcgtcgactggTACGGCATCAAGCCGGGCCAGGTGGCCATCACCCGAACCGCCGTCAACACGGCGGACAGCAGGCAGGCGCCCCCCAACCTCATGTACGAGTTTCATCCGCCCGTGTTTCGTCTTCACCGTCTCTGGTCCGAAGTCAGCCCCCTGCCGATCGAGCAGACGCTCAAGGCCAAGAATCCGcctcctctcgtcctcgtgaGGAGCGCGACGACGCATGCGCAGACCTTCCTGAAGGAGGTCAAGACTCTCGCCGACATACCCATCGCCCACAGGGTCCGCCTCTCTTCCGTTCCCGACGATGCCCAACCTTCGGCCGGCCCGTCCGAGTCGAGGTCCGCCCTGACCCCGCCGGACTCGCCCGGACGCgcgcgaggacgagggggcCGGTGGCCGAAGCTCTTGCTTGACGTCGCATCCTTCGCCCAAACCCTACCGGTCCGAGTCCAGGTCCGGCTGGCGGACCAAACGATGAACGACAAGTTCAACGGCCAGTCCACGCTGCAGCACTACGACCTGGCCACCGACCAGACGCTGGTTctggacgaggccatcggcgaccGCTGGGTCAGCACCTACACCGGTCGGGAGAAGGCTTCCCCCAAGGCCATCCCGTCGAGgaccggcgtcgccgcccgtcCGTCGAGACCCGGCAGCAACAGGGGTAGCCCGGCGCGCGAAGGCCCCCTCACGCGTGGTCGAGCGCAGAAGAAGCGCCTGGGCCGGAACGCAGGCGCCGTCGGTCTGCATAATCTCGGCAACACCTGCTACATGAACTCGGCGCTGCAGTGCGTCCgcagcgtcgaggagctgacCAAGTACTTCCTGACCGAATCTCACCTCCCGGAGATCAACCAGACCAACGTGCTCGGCTACGAAGGGAGGGTGGCCATCGCCTACGGCAACCTCCTGCGAGAGATATACGAAGACGGCAGGAGCGCCGTCAGCCCTCGGGAGTTCAAGACGACCGTCGGCCGCTGTCGGCCGACCTTTTCCGGATGGGGCCAGCAGGACTCTCAGGAGTTCCTCGGCTTCCTGCTCGATGCCCTGCAGGAGGACCTGAGCCGCATcaagaagaagccgtacATCGAGAAGCCGGACTCGACCGACGACATGATCAACAACCCCAAGGCGATCCGGGAGATGGCCGACAAGGTATGGGACATCACTCGCAAGCGAGACGAttccgtcatcgccgacctcTTCACCGGCATGTACAAGTCGACGTTGAAGTGTCCCGAGTGCGGCAAGATCAGCATCACCTTCGACCCCTTCAACAACTTGACCCTTCCGCTGCCGATGGAGGACATGTGGGCCAAGACGATCAAGTTCCTTCCGCTCAACGACGCCCCCgtcaagctcgaggccgagctgccCAAGCACAGCACCGTCGAATCCCTGAAGAAGTTTGTCTCGCAGCGGACCGGCGTGCCCGTGGAGCGGCTGATGGGCGCCGAGGAGTTCAAGGATCGCTTCTTCAAGATATACGACAACGCCCAGGACGTCTCCGAGGAGATTCAATCGTCCGACGTGCCGACCATGCATGAGCTGGACGCGGTGCCGACGAACTGGCCGGCAAGATCACGGCAGAAAAAGTATCGCTCCATGCTGGACATTGACTCGCCCCCCGAGTCGACGGATTCGGACGACGACCAGTGCGAGACCATGGTCGTTCCCGTTCTCCATCGCCGGCCGCAGCTGCAGGGCCGCGGATCGGATGCCTTGCCGCCTCCGCACTTCATCACGCTGACAAAGGCCGAGGCATCGAGCATGGACGCGATTCAGCGCAAGATTCTGGAAAAGGTTGCCACCTTTTCCACCTGGGCCGgcttcgccgacggcgctcgcGAGGGGGAAGCGGCCGACTTCatggacggcgacgtcgtcgtcacgacggcctcggacgCCGACTCGTCGGGCGACGCCAAGGTGGCAACCCGCTCGGTCGAGGGTGAGGATGACATTGTCGACATCACCATGAAGGGAACCGACGACAAGAGCAGCGCGCAGTCCAGCATCCTGAAGCGTTTCAACACGACGCGCCCCCGCTTCCTGCGCGCGGAAAACTTGGTCGACGCGAAACTTCAAAACGTCTTCGAGCTATGCTACTTTAAGAGCGACTCGGACGGCACCGTCCCGACGGGTTGGTccagcgtcgacggcaccagaGTGCTGCCCAAACTGGCGGACCGGATCCCAGAGCTCCAGGATGACGGTGGCGAGAGCCCCGAGAGCATGGGCAGCCCCGGCTTTGGCAACGACGACAgcagcaacgacgacgaggcggacgtcGAGGAGTCCCAAACACGAATGATGCACGAGTccagcgacgaggacgcatCGCCGGTCTCGCGGGTACGTCGGCGCTTCGATCCCCACCTTGGTGTCGGCGAGCTAACAGCGCCTCAGTTCGCgggccgccacggccgccagAACCAAAGGTTCGGACCCGGCGGTCGGAAGGGCTTCAAGGGGCAGAAGACGTACGGCAAAAAGGGCGGCAAGCGGCGCGACAAGCAGATGCGGGCCGGCAAGCACGCGCATCGCGTCCCCGCCGTGGAGCCGCAGCCCATGCccccggccgtcgccgacggcgggccCCTCGTTCGGCTCTACGAgggggtcgtcgtcgactggAACGAGGACGCGTGGGAGATGCtcttcggcggcgcgccCGGACGGAAGGACGGCGCGCAGGGAGCCAAGACGTACACGGACCTCGAGCTGCTGCACGATTCCGTGCTCAAGCAGCACAAGAGACGACGAATCAGCCGCAAGAACAACGGCATCACGTTGGACGAGTGTCTCGACGAGTTCGAACGGGCCGAAGTCTTGTCCGAGCAGGACATGTGGTACTGCCCCCGCTGCAAGGAGCACAGGCGAGCGAGCAAGAAGTTTGACCTGTGGAAGACGCCGGACATTCTGGTGGCGCACCTCAAACGTTTCAGCAGCTCCGGTTGGCGTCGCGACAAGCtcgacatcctcgtcgagtTTCCCATCGAGAATCTGGATCTCACCTCGAGAGTGATCcagaaggaggagggcaAGGACGAGATCTACGAcctcatcggcgtcgacgaccactacggcggcctcggcggcggccactACACGGCCTACGCCAAGAATTTTGTCGACGGACGATGGTACAGCTTCAACGGTAAGTCGTGCAGGGAAGCGACGTGTGATGTGACGATGAAGGCGCTGACTCAAAAGGATAGACTCGTCGGTGCACGTCGTCTCGGACCCCTCGTCGGTCGTGACGAGCGCCGCCTACCTTCTCTTCTACCGTCGGCGCTCGAGCCAGCATCTCGGCGGGCCCCGGTTCGACGAGATTTACGACAAGTACGAGAAGGAAAGCCCTCGGTCGGAGGATGAGAAGTCggagtcggacgacgacggcgaggcgggaAGCAAGCCTCGCGGCGAGCAGGTCACAGACgctcccgacgacggcggccggctcCACCATGACGGATTGGTTCGACGAAGCATCGAaaacgacggcatcggcgacgacatggaAGGCAGCCACCGGCGAGTGGGGTCACAGTCGCTCGAGATGACGCAAGGCTGGAACTTTGACGGGCTCGAGGGTCAAGACGGCGACTGCGCGAGCGACGATGCCCAGTTCGActcgggcgacgacggacacgGGGACGTCGCCCATCAGGGCAACGagagggccgccgccggctctcGCGAGGGCAGCGCTCAGTGGGAAGACCGGCGCGTCCtctcggtgccggccgatggcgcaggcggcagcgacgtcgaggaagtGACGGAGATTCATCTCGAAAGTGACAAGGCGGCTCGCAGCGGCTGACATGGGTGGGGTTCCTCTCGACGGGCTCATCGGATCGGATGCGAGCGAGAAAGGTGGAACGGGAGACGGGTTGAGGACTGTCGATGGAGATGACGGATGCCACGACGGCAGGTGGGTCGACGCATGACCGCACGAGTAGACGTTGGACGTGGACGTCGAGTATTTTTATCTGCCCTGCCGTCGGTGACGGCAAGGTTTGGAtgcggagcgaggagaaagGGTGAAGGATGGGGGTCGAAGTCAGGAGAgggcatggcggcggcggcgtagcCACAGGCAGGCAGATACGATGACGATTGATTATTGATTAATTGATtggttggttggttggttggttggtTTGTTTGTTTGTTGGTCGGTTGAGTGGTTGGTTGATTCATCGATTCATTGTTCATTATACGAGTCCGAGTAGCTGCACGTAGGAGATGCGTGCGTGATGGGCCAGGTGCTGTGCTCAATTACGGCCGAGCATGGATGGACGGCCGCACGACgcgtcagcgacgacgggaagGATGAAGCAGTGCTCGTTTGCGGAACCCAGCGAAGAGTTGGGGGTCCGAGGGAGCACACCAcctccgtacgagtacgacgTGCACTACACATGCGCATGTgggcgtacggagcacaggcgTGGTCGGTTGTCAGCCAGTTGGCTGCAGGAACAAGGAATCCAGGCTGGGTTGTAACGCGGAAGACGAGATGCAGGTTGGGAGGTCGATTGTGGCTGGCCAGCAGACGGCGCGAGCTTCGATGGCATGTTCTAGAAGACAGCcagaagcggcggcggcgcgacggaggacggaggagaaTTGATGCGACgccaggtactccgtagctactGGGTAGGTTCCGCGCCAACCGCATGCGGGGGGCCACAAGCGAGCGGAGGCACCAGCATGgctcgtgcaagtactgtaagtacatttaagtaatacttggttgCACGAGTAAGTGCTTGCACTGTCAcagcatgtacagtacggagtagtacttacctagtacttacaactacacctactgtaggtgcagcacagcacagtacttgaatGATAGGGTACATGAAGACAAgacacatgcaagtactccgtgcagtgaCTGGACAAAAGTGAggattcaattttggttgC encodes:
- a CDS encoding a-pheromone processing metallopeptidase Ste23 gives rise to the protein MPSSQAPGPMPGRHAPVVLLTESLEKPSLDDRDYRVIRLENELEALLVHDPDTDKASAALDVNVGNFSDEDGMPGMAHAVEHLLFMGTKKFPVENEYGQYLSANSGSSNAYTAATSTNYYFDVAAKPANDEDPSDAHPSPLREALDRFAQFFIEPLFLSSTLERELQAVDSENKKNLQNDTWRLHQLEKSLSNPHHPYCHFSTGNFEVLKTLPESQGVNVRDKFIEFHAKHYSANRMKLVVLGREPLDVLQKWVVELFSPIVNKHLPPNRWTDETPFRPADLGMQCFAKPVMDSRDLSLIFPFIDEETLFESQPSRYISHLIGHEGPGSIMACLKSKGWANSLSAGAYTVCPGSPDIFEVQMRMTEEGLKNYTKLVNLFFQYVAMLRESPPQEWIFAEQQGMADVDFKFRQKAPASRFTSRTSSVMQKPLPREWLLSGQSRLRAFRPEQIEEALSLLRPDNMRMSIVSRNFPGDWDKQEKWYGTEYRYEPIPAELMAELNLAASLPAGERLAELHLPHRNNFIPSKLEVEKKEVSEPAPAPRLVRNDSAARTWWKKDDTFWVPKANVMVSLKSPIIFATAESSVKARLFTELVRDALEEYSYDAELAGLQYSVSLDSRGLVLDLSGYNEKLPVLLERVTLTLRDLEVKEERFDIIKERLTRGYDNWQLQSSYQQVGEYMAWLNAERDYVVEEMAAELSTITADAVRLFHKQMLSQLYLEVYAHGNIHKGEALKVTDMVESILKARKLPESQWPIIRSLMLPAGSNFVYRKTLKDPATVNHCVETYFFVADRSDQAARAKTLLLDQMIHEPTFDQLRTKEQLGYIVFSSTRTLYTVSGFRFLIQSERTPEYVDKRIEAFLARYSQTLDKMTEADFEGHKRSLIVKRLEKLRNLDQEWSRHWTHISNEYYSFEQAKMDAANVKSLTKAEMVEFFGKYFSPSSHTRARISVHLHARGAGELDVKITSMLNALELHDVPQEKRQSLDLLDCHLKEAGLPDGKRESAVAQAKDLGLSQTSRSNEVDEPPMVGTSAVDSAQEITDVRQFKAGLLASQGARPARDLREFEETDARL
- a CDS encoding ubiquitin carboxyl-terminal hydrolase yields the protein MDPDADKNDGLSSVVTDDGTEPSSQRLPRAMSVDAPEMTISEAPDKITNQGESRTVQPPFSSSTSVLPGPHRASDARSAPPPLSEQVKIIETLLKEFADAPVKEGDVAYLVSRSWLAKALALRADPKSADVQMDADETSLGPVDNSDIIDEVVKDAAGGDFVRLNRGSDLNDFELFSETAWNLVVDWYGIKPGQVAITRTAVNTADSRQAPPNLMYEFHPPVFRLHRLWSEVSPLPIEQTLKAKNPPPLVLVRSATTHAQTFLKEVKTLADIPIAHRVRLSSVPDDAQPSAGPSESRSALTPPDSPGRARGRGGRWPKLLLDVASFAQTLPVRVQVRLADQTMNDKFNGQSTLQHYDLATDQTLVLDEAIGDRWVSTYTGREKASPKAIPSRTGVAARPSRPGSNRGSPAREGPLTRGRAQKKRLGRNAGAVGLHNLGNTCYMNSALQCVRSVEELTKYFLTESHLPEINQTNVLGYEGRVAIAYGNLLREIYEDGRSAVSPREFKTTVGRCRPTFSGWGQQDSQEFLGFLLDALQEDLSRIKKKPYIEKPDSTDDMINNPKAIREMADKVWDITRKRDDSVIADLFTGMYKSTLKCPECGKISITFDPFNNLTLPLPMEDMWAKTIKFLPLNDAPVKLEAELPKHSTVESLKKFVSQRTGVPVERLMGAEEFKDRFFKIYDNAQDVSEEIQSSDVPTMHELDAVPTNWPARSRQKKYRSMLDIDSPPESTDSDDDQCETMVVPVLHRRPQLQGRGSDALPPPHFITLTKAEASSMDAIQRKILEKVATFSTWAGFADGAREGEAADFMDGDVVVTTASDADSSGDAKVATRSVEGEDDIVDITMKGTDDKSSAQSSILKRFNTTRPRFLRAENLVDAKLQNVFELCYFKSDSDGTVPTGWSSVDGTRVLPKLADRIPELQDDGGESPESMGSPGFGNDDSSNDDEADVEESQTRMMHESSDEDASPVSRVRRRFDPHLGVGELTAPQFAGRHGRQNQRFGPGGRKGFKGQKTYGKKGGKRRDKQMRAGKHAHRVPAVEPQPMPPAVADGGPLVRLYEGVVVDWNEDAWEMLFGGAPGRKDGAQGAKTYTDLELLHDSVLKQHKRRRISRKNNGITLDECLDEFERAEVLSEQDMWYCPRCKEHRRASKKFDLWKTPDILVAHLKRFSSSGWRRDKLDILVEFPIENLDLTSRVIQKEEGKDEIYDLIGVDDHYGGLGGGHYTAYAKNFVDGRWYSFNGKSCREATCDVTMKALTQKDRLVGARRLGPLYEKESPRSEDEKSESDDDGEAGSKPRGEQVTDAPDDGGRLHHDGLVRRSIENDGIGDDMEGSHRRVGSQSLEMTQGWNFDGLEGQDGDCASDDAQFDSGDDGHGDVAHQGNERAAAGSREGSAQWEDRRVLSVPADGAGGSDVEEVTEIHLESDKAARSG